A segment of the Elaeis guineensis isolate ETL-2024a chromosome 6, EG11, whole genome shotgun sequence genome:
TAGTGGTTTAACTAACTATGATTACAAAAATCTAAGGTTATTCTCATCTTTGGATATAGAACTCTCCATCTTTATGCAATTTAAGTTAGTTAACCTATTACTGTTAATTTTGTATCCAATTACAGTCACCTTTAGGTCAACTGTAACAGATACATCTTTATACAATTTCAAATCTATAATGAGAGAAAAAATCATTAGCTCTCAATAATTCAGTTACTCAATATCCATAGAGTGCTTCGGATCCTCTGGGACTATGCGAAAATATACTTGAACATTGCAATAGTGAacgaaattattaaataaataatatatataaattatttaaatattctatcattatgagatatgaaatcaaaatattcttcAAGCTATTCGAGTTCATCGATTCAAAAATCACTCAAATTGAATGAAACACGAGTAAGTTACGGTGATTTTTCCAAAAACCTTAACAAGAAAAGACTCAATTGTAAATAACAAAAAGAAAAGGGACCTTTCTGTAAAACTATAAGGACCTTTATGTAATAAAGTATTCATCCGAGGGTAtttacaaaattatttaaaataattttagattaatgGATTTGGTTCTGATCGAAAACCTAAATGGATCAAAATCTGAAACTCGAAACCCAATATGCCTTAATGGGTTTAGATTTAAATAGGTTCGGATTTGGACCCGCCAGGATCCGAACCCTTTCTTGCAACCCAATTGGGAGAGGGGTCTCTCCCACGTGCTGTAGGTGGCCGACTGACTGCCCCTAGCCACCCAATCACCGAAGAAAACCATAGGGAGGGAGGCGGACTGCCACCCTCATCGGAGAGCAGTGGAAAGACCTGCCGCCTCCCTTTGCTGCAGCATAAGCCACGGTTCCATAGCCGCATGGAGACACTACGTGTGGCGATGCCTCCTGCCACTGTTGCCGTTGGCGGGCTACCCCCTATCCACTGCAGCGTTCTATTGCTGTTGCTGGCATGGCAGCGGCCATGGCTGCTGCACCATTTGCTGGATGGCATGGGTCAGCCTACGTGAtcggccaaaaattttttttttcaaaaaattaagaaaaatataatttaattttttaaatcttaatgaattttaaaaaatataaaattttgattttaattttttaaaaataacttaaaattagttgaaattttttttacatgaaTACGAAGTATGAAACTGGGGTTCTAATACTATATGTTAGATAATTTGAAAACTTATGCCTGAATCATGCtccaatatttatgaaaaaatcaaatcataaataaatcatacctTACGTCATCGTGTATCCAATATGATGATCTTGTAGCCCGTAAGATATTCGATCTTCTTCTGCGAGGCATCTAGTCTTCTCTCTCCTCACCCTCCTTCTTAACGTGGATGATTGATGGGAAACGTTTACACTCTCTTGAGAGTTGGAGAAAGAGATTAGGCCACTTCTATTTATATCTGTACTTATCTTGTTTCATCAAAagattaattcttaattagagttAAATTTTCAGTCTAGATCTAATTAGGAGTAGAACTCTTTAATTAATTGGGCTCACTGTAATTGATTCAGTACACGTGGTTGATCCAAAAAATTAAACCTGATGAGTAATAATTAAACTACATATTAGAAGTCAAATCCAACACCTTttgtattataattatataaattaaaatttttagaaatatattcaagaatttaaCCCAAAATCTCATGCATTTCATGACTGGATGAAGTGGAAAAGACCTTCCCAATTACGTGGAAAACCCACAAGtccacgcgcgcgcgcgcgcgaagACCTTTGATGTTAAGTGAGAGCATAAAATAGAGCCAATTATCCTTTCATGCCATCCCATGCCTTTTTTAGAACTTAAGTATTAAACTATTTTAGACTAGCCTCTGGACCTTGACGGTTCCCTGTACCATCTTGGCAAATTGTACTCCAACTAACTTATCTTTAATTGATGCACCTTTCTTTGTTATCTCCTATAATATCTAAAGCTATCTATCATTGTGCCCCATCTCTCATGTTctctttgatatgatcaataggaGATGCGGGCTGTATCCTTTATGCGGAAGGAtaattcattttatttttatgaggTGAATCATTGGATCATGTTTTGCATAATTTATGATCTATACTGATGGAtggaataaaaaaattgaaagcttTTAAAACCCATGAAAGCACGATCCATCATTCATTTGCACGGAGGATACAAACCCGATCGAACTCATCAATGAGTACAGACAGAATCAACAAAATGCTACCACCGTGTCTATCTCCACTGCTCCAAAGTGGAACCACTAAATTAATAAGTGGCCACATCTCTCAGTGGGTCAATGTCTACCATCCAACATCCCTGGTCGCAAGCTCCATTTGCAAAAGGACGAAGTTCACGTCGGCAGCTTCCTTTAAAAATGGTCACATAGACCCACTCTCGGTCAATGAGCTTGTCCAGTGGCCAAAGAAAAGTTGAATCCGGCAAAAGCATATGATTGACTAACAGACGTGGCAATTTGAAATACACCACCATCTAGAAGAGCTCCATATGACTTTTcttcgtatatatatatatatacacacacacacacatacgtacgtacgtacgtggCAATTTGAAATATACGAGAGCTTCATGACTTTAATTTCAAGCTtcaagagaagcttcctacatgaCAGTTTTGTCTGACCTGTCATTAGTTAATAACGCCAACTTATTCCTTGTCAGAAAGCTCCACCAATACTTGTGGTGTTTGGTGTTTCGACGAGCCTGAGAGACCTTATCCACTGCTCTTTAATGCCACCCCACACCGACGGCGGTGATCTGTCTTGGCTCACAAGGCGGGTCTCCATGGTAATGTTCTGGAAAACAGTACGGACAAGATAGGAGCCGTCTGGTTCACTTCTCCGAGTTCTCCCTCTTCTCCACCGTCCGGGGATCGGACACGTCTCTCGAAAGCGATGGAGGCGAGCTACCTCTTCGCGGATTCGGATCTCAGCAGCAGCGTCTGCGACCCGCCGCAGCCGGCGGCGGACCGGTGCCCGGCCGACGTGGTGGCCCTCCGCCGCCTCTCGGAGCATCTGGGGGCTCTCCGCCTCTCGCCGGAGCTGGAGTTCTGCTCCGACGCCCGCTTCACCGTCGGATCCGCGGGCGGCGAACCCCCGCGCGAGGTCCGCGTCCACCGGTGCGTGCTTGCCTCGCGGAGCCCCTTCTTCCGGGAGCGATTCGCGCAGGGGGCGACGGAGCTGGAGCTGGGGGATCTCGTCGAGGGTTTTGAGGTGGGGTTCGAGGCCCTGAGCGCGGTGCTGGACTACGTGTACACCGGCCGGGTGGGCCCGCTTCCGAGGGGGGTCTGCGAGTGCGTCGACGAGGATTGCGACGACGTTGCTTGCTGGCCCGCCGTCGATTTCATGCTCCAGGTGCTCTTCGCGTCGGCTACCTTCCAGATCTCCGAGCTCGTCAGCCTCTTCCAGGTTTGCTCCCATCTTCTGGATCCCAAAGTCGTTGTTTTTCGAGGTTTTGAGTGGGTTTAATGGAACGGCTTTTGTTCAAAATGAAATCTTGGTTGGGTTTTCGCTAGATTCCCGGGTTTATTGTTCCATCTGTTCGAGGATTTAAGTGGTTTAAATCATTGCAATGCGTAGTAGaatatttcttttttaaaaaaaaaaaaaaaagattggggTGCAGCTCATGGGTGGATTGTCTTAAAAGTTATGATCACATGTTGGTAAAATTTCGTTCTACTTTAAATCAGAGAATTGCTAATTTCGGTTAGACTCAAGATGATTGAATTGCTTTAGTGGGTTAGTATAGTGGTGTAAATGATATGAGAAATAGGAACTGGCAGTAATTTACGGGATCGCTACGGAGGTTAATTTTGTACTCAAAGACAGGTATTAATAAGAATCCTCTGCATCAGTCTATATAGTCAGGGTATCGtttgaatttgatcctgcaaagaGCTCCTTAGGGCAGGTAAGTAAAAGCTTTTTAATCCAAGGGCCAACCAAGTCGAATTCCTTGAAAGTTCCCCCCCTTTTACCTAGTATCATCAACTATGGGAGCTTATTGGAGTTATCAACAACTTATCTCCAGTTTCAGCCCCATTAACAACAATATCTGCTCTAATGAACTACAATCCTGCTCTTGGTTATTAGAAGCAGGAGTAAGAAAGAAATGCTCTTGAGGAAATTTTATGGATGTGCTTGGGAGAACTGTAAAAGTAAAAGAACATGTTATCTGTTAATCAGAACTCACTATGAAGTGATATTCATATGGATCTTCAGGAGTCTCCAACGTGAGAGAATTAACACCAGGCATTAtgtcctttttcctctttttgctggttttactttaattttttggaattctctttcttcccttcctttttttttttttttgcttcttttttgcTTTTTCACCTTGCCACCTTATCAAAGAATAgggacaatcttctctctttaacatatttttacttaaaatatgtttctcttttcatatttttcaagGTAAGGAAAGACATTACTTGATGTTGAGAAAGCTGAAGGAATTTGTCATGACACTTATCCATTACAGTGATCAGCACTTGCAAAATACAACTGGTTCTTGACCAAGTTAGATTGATCTACAGATGAACTTAATTTCTATGAACAGGGCCACTTTGGGCCTGCTTTCATGTCTCAGCTAGCTCACCTATGTAGTATTACTTAACCTGCTTGCTTAATTATTGAGTCACATCCACAGATTTGTGCATTAGTATCTCTTCGTTAAGTTTATTAGCTTCCTTGAAAAGATGGTAAACCATCAATATCTGTTCCATTGCAGCGGCACCTCCTTGATATTCTCGAAAAGGTGGCAacagatgacatgctggtgattCTACATGTTGCAAATCTGTGCGGTAAAGCCTGTTCAAAATTGCTCCTAAAGTGCATTGAAATTGTGGTCAAGTCAGATATTGATAATGTAACCCTTGAAAAGACATTGACCCCTGATATCGTCAAGCAAATCATGAAGTCACGCTTAGATGCAGGGTTACATGGACCAGAAAGCATTGGTTTCCCAGATAAGAATGTGAAGAGCATATACAGAGCTCTTGATTCAGATGATGTTGAATTAGTGAAATTGCTGTTGGATGAGGGGCACACCAGTCTAGATGATGCATATGCACTACATTATGCAGCCGCACATTGCGATTCAAAAATTACAGCAAAGCTACTGGATCTTGAACGAGCAGATGTTAACCGTAAAAATCTCAGGGGTTACACTGTTCTTCACATTGCTGCAGTGCGTAAAGAGCCTAGCATAATTGTATCCCTTCTAACAAAGGGCGCTCGAGCATCTGATCTCACGTCGGATGGAAAGAAAGCAATTCAAATCTCAAAAAGACGTACCAGATACATAGATTATGAAAAGCCCAACCAGCAAGGAAAGGCTTCTTGTAATGATAAATTGTGCATCGAGGTACTAGagcaaagaagagaagaaatgtCTCTTCCTCTTGCAATGATGAGCGGTGACCTGCATCAACGATTATCATATCTTGAAGCTAGAGGTAATTTATCTTAGCACATAAATactttatttaaatttttgggAATACATTAGTTTATTCACCACCACTCTGGTTTGAACCGGAGACATTTCACTTGGAGAGGAAGGTCACAGCTGTTGGCCGGTGCATACACAATCAAATCTAGAAATATGTGTAGTTATATTCCTGAGTTCCTGACCATGTCTGCATGTACTATTTTCACTTTTGCAAGTCATATATGATGTAGTATTGTGCTTTATTTTGTGGAAGAAATCAGGAAACAACCAGCAGTCAAGTATCTGTGAGAATAAGACTTATTGCTGTTTATTCTGGTTGGCTTTGAGATTGCCTTTAGATTTTTCTGTGACTGTTGACAGAAAAAATTCTTGCATGTGCAAGTACGCAATCCAAATTTTTGTCTCTACTGTTTGATTTGGGAATGGTTCTATCCTGGTTGGTGGAATAAGTGAACTTTACGGCAAATGGAAGGATAAACCAAAATAGATGTAGTTGACCATTTTTGCGGTACACTGTAATCCAGCTTAGGTGGAATGAGTAAGTAATGGGCAGCTTGTCAGCTTTTTGAAATGCTTTTTTTGCCCTTCCCAACCTCCTTTATTATAGAGCCAAAGGAGTCATTTTGGCAGGATAAAGCAGAATAAAGGGGGTCTATTCTGGTATATTCCCCAGCTTCCTGGATCAAACAGGGTATAGATTAAGGATTTGTTTGACATTCTACAGTCATGCAAGTTTATGCTTGCAGCCTATGCAAATGTGCCATCATACAGGGTCTATTCTGCACCAAGGATAATGTTAACAAAACCAAATCCAACATTTTGTATGCAATCAACTATCTGGGGTATACCTATTTTGCAATTAGATCAGTCTATGACCCTCTCATGTAGCATATAAATGTCACAGATGGTAAACTATTTACACGCAGCAAACTTGTTATAGAACCTACATAAACATTGTGAAGTTATCTCCAAGTAATTATCGTGCAATCCAAAGGCTACTAGCTTTTGAGATGAATGTAATTCTTTCTTAACTTTGATTAAGCTGACCTAATGAAAATTTTGATGGAAGACTCTGTCCAGCGTATGGAGGTGAGTTTGACATATGAATCTTCATTACAGTATATTGGGATCACTTCTATGACGTGGTATGTGCTGGATATGTTCAAAATTGTGATGGATGCCTCTCTCATCTCATAAGGAAGTTTGTAGTATGAACCTTCATTTTTGTGTATTAGGATCACTTATAAGACTTAATTTGTGTTGGATACATTAAAATATGTGTGATTGTTTCTGTAGTTGAGTATATCAGACAGAAGTTAGCCTTTGGTCAgttgaaaataataataaaacacAATTGTAAATATGTATATGACCAAACTATGCAGCAAGTGCTATTACCAACCTTGATAGCTCAAAGAAAGTTCTGCTGATAGTGTGGCTTTAGACATCTAATATAGTTGTTTGATTTGGTTGCATCTTAATGCAGTTACTCTAGCAAAGATCTTATTTCCCAAGGAAGCAAAAGTTGCCATGGACAATGCTCATGTGGATGGTACTCTGGAGTACACTTCAAACCTCTCTACTAGCAATCAGAGGATGGCAGTGGATTCAGATAGAACACCTTTTGAGATGAAGGATGAATACATATCTCGCATGAGGGCTCTCTGTCGAACAGGTATCTGTCTCTGCACCTTATTTCCTTCCAAACACgtgatattaattttttattgatattaagAAAATGTTCAAATTTGGTGACCAGGTACCTTGACTTTAGAAACCTTCAAAGATTCTACTGCACTTTTTTTGAACCAAAGAAAATGGGGAAATATATAAAAGGAATGGATTCATACATTTCCATAAAAGAACATATATTGAAATGAGACTGAAGTGTATAGAATGTTTTCCCCCACTTTCTGGCAGCCAATTGGTCGTACCATTAGCTGATAGCAGTGTGTGAATTGTATACAATATTATGGAATgatctcttttcttttaatttataTGGGATGATTCCCCCCCGTTTATAGTGATAAAACTGCAATTCTAAAAAATTCCAATAATTGACTATTGTCCAATAGAAGACTGGATCCATGATCATATGATTTAGTATCTAAACCGACTTGCAAGAAACTATCAACTTCTAGAAACATCTGAAAATGTGATTTTATCTTGATTTGCATCACTGCAAGTATTTAATAAACAGACTTCGTTACCTTCTCTACGCAAGAAAAATTTCCATATCTGATCGTAGAAAAATATTCTggcatatattataaaattacaaATCAGCTGTGTATTGTGTAAGTGAAGGTTTGTTCCTTTGTTTGACCCCTTAGTCTGACTAGTCTGTGGAGGTATGAACTAGTTGGCCCTTGAACTAGTGGAATTGCTACTCAGCTCCCctgaaatttttaaattgaactagggACCTGACCTGGCCTGAACTAGCAGTTCAAAGAGGGACAAGGGGAAAAgatgatatgtatatatgtgtatatatgacGAGATATCAAAAACAATATGATCATAGTTATGGTAGAACCTTTTAGGTTTTAGACCATTACAAGATCCTCCAGAAAGAGAGTTGGGCCAGACCGAGAAAGAGAGAAATTTGCTTTAGTATATGGTCATTTTTTGGCTAGACCGCACATGTTAAGCCATTTGCTTTTCTTCTTATGCAGGAATCAAAggattgtatgtatgtatgtatgtggtaAAACTAAGATGGAAGCCGTGAAATTCAAATCTAGAGATGGAAACTTGTGGGGAAGCCGTGAAATTCAAATCTAGAGATGGAAACTTGTATGTAAAACTAagttgtatatatgtatgtatgtaaaactAAGTTGTTATACATGGAACCTGGAGATGGAAGTCGTGAAATTCAAATAAATGGAAACTTGTAGTGTTGGGGCACTAAAAGTTTGGCTGGATAAGGGCAACTTAGTCACAAATTTGAAAGTCTAGTCGTGTAGGCATCTTGCTAAAATAGTAAGGAGTGACATATGGAGTAGAGGGGATCACATTTGAGATGCTTTTGGAGTGAGCAGAAATGATTGATAAATATCACACTACCATATAGTTATTAAGAAATGATTGGTGCTTTAGTAAGCCAGAAATCTAACTCCAAAAGTCAGCTAGTTTGTTACAATCTTATTGCTCCTCTTGAACTGCCATTGTGAAGTGGACCACATAATGAAGCAAAGGGAAAGGTGAAAGCCAGCTGAATTACAATTTTGAGTAAGATTTTGGGTTAGTGTAGCATTCTTCCAGGGAACAAGGAGCTCCACTTTGACAAGTAGAGTGTCGGCACTATCCCCCACCCTGAATTCTTTATTCCCCTCAAATAAATAATTGTCAAGGACGATGCTGAAAGGAATGAAGCAGTTGTTATTAGGTAGGATATTGTGTTGAACCTACTGTCCTATACCCTCTAGATATTTTTTTGCTATCTTGAGAATGCTCAAATTTTGAAGTAACTGTGATGATTTGAGCATGTACATCTCTGTTAATGATTCAATAGCCCATTTGGCAAGATTGGAAACGTTCTTCTTGCCCTTACCGTCTCTCTTGATTCTTTGCACTCATGTGAAGCAGAGACAAGCATGTTCTTGTTGTCAAATCACTTAGGAGTTTTATAACTCACCTATGGTAGTGGAAGGTCTAAGAACCCTCCCTAAGCACTTGATGCAAACATGAAGGTCACATGGGATGGCC
Coding sequences within it:
- the LOC105047654 gene encoding BTB/POZ domain and ankyrin repeat-containing protein NPR1 isoform X3, which codes for MEASYLFADSDLSSSVCDPPQPAADRCPADVVALRRLSEHLGALRLSPELEFCSDARFTVGSAGGEPPREVRVHRCVLASRSPFFRERFAQGATELELGDLVEGFEVGFEALSAVLDYVYTGRVGPLPRGVCECVDEDCDDVACWPAVDFMLQVLFASATFQISELVSLFQRHLLDILEKVATDDMLVILHVANLCGKACSKLLLKCIEIVVKSDIDNVTLEKTLTPDIVKQIMKSRLDAGLHGPESIGFPDKNVKSIYRALDSDDVELVKLLLDEGHTSLDDAYALHYAAAHCDSKITAKLLDLERADVNRKNLRGYTVLHIAAVRKEPSIIVSLLTKGARASDLTSDGKKAIQISKRRTRYIDYEKPNQQGKASCNDKLCIEVLEQRREEMSLPLAMMSGDLHQRLSYLEARVTLAKILFPKEAKVAMDNAHVDGTLEYTSNLSTSNQRMAVDSDRTPFEMKDEYISRMRALCRTGIKGLYVCMYVVKLRWKP
- the LOC105047654 gene encoding BTB/POZ domain and ankyrin repeat-containing protein NPR1 isoform X1, whose translation is MEASYLFADSDLSSSVCDPPQPAADRCPADVVALRRLSEHLGALRLSPELEFCSDARFTVGSAGGEPPREVRVHRCVLASRSPFFRERFAQGATELELGDLVEGFEVGFEALSAVLDYVYTGRVGPLPRGVCECVDEDCDDVACWPAVDFMLQVLFASATFQISELVSLFQRHLLDILEKVATDDMLVILHVANLCGKACSKLLLKCIEIVVKSDIDNVTLEKTLTPDIVKQIMKSRLDAGLHGPESIGFPDKNVKSIYRALDSDDVELVKLLLDEGHTSLDDAYALHYAAAHCDSKITAKLLDLERADVNRKNLRGYTVLHIAAVRKEPSIIVSLLTKGARASDLTSDGKKAIQISKRRTRYIDYEKPNQQGKASCNDKLCIEVLEQRREEMSLPLAMMSGDLHQRLSYLEARVTLAKILFPKEAKVAMDNAHVDGTLEYTSNLSTSNQRMAVDSDRTPFEMKDEYISRMRALCRTVEVGMHFFPRCSKVLNKIVDDDLSEFTGLEHITSEERKRRYLELQDEMMKAFSQDKEEFPKSVLPSPSSKSVRVVRAKVAKK
- the LOC105047654 gene encoding BTB/POZ domain and ankyrin repeat-containing protein NPR1 isoform X2; its protein translation is MEASYLFADSDLSSSVCDPPQPAADRCPADVVALRRLSEHLGALRLSPELEFCSDARFTVGSAGGEPPREVRVHRCVLASRSPFFRERFAQGATELELGDLVEGFEVGFEALSAVLDYVYTGRVGPLPRGVCECVDEDCDDVACWPAVDFMLQVLFASATFQISELVSLFQRHLLDILEKVATDDMLVILHVANLCGKACSKLLLKCIEIVVKSDIDNVTLEKTLTPDIVKQIMKSRLDAGLHGPESIGFPDKNVKSIYRALDSDDVELVKLLLDEGHTSLDDAYALHYAAAHCDSKITAKLLDLERADVNRKNLRGYTVLHIAAVRKEPSIIVSLLTKGARASDLTSDGKKAIQISKRRTRYIDYEKPNQQGKASCNDKLCIEVLEQRREEMSLPLAMMSGDLHQRLSYLEARVTLAKILFPKEAKVAMDNAHVDGTLEYTSNLSTSNQRMAVDSDRTPFEMKDEYISRMRALCRTGTLTLETFKDSTALFLNQRKWGNI